A region of Saimiri boliviensis isolate mSaiBol1 chromosome 8, mSaiBol1.pri, whole genome shotgun sequence DNA encodes the following proteins:
- the LOC141585345 gene encoding LOW QUALITY PROTEIN: uncharacterized protein LOC141585345 (The sequence of the model RefSeq protein was modified relative to this genomic sequence to represent the inferred CDS: inserted 3 bases in 2 codons; deleted 1 base in 1 codon; substituted 3 bases at 3 genomic stop codons), which translates to MDSGCQGSAVLLMAASHSLGPVPGMQLALDSRKPPHAQGGPKVLSGWEQAEPLAGPWLLLLRTPPAFCSXIFSPSXLGLGTRLFLAFGITLPGTMCVFKKQTNLLNKRMKQXMRYRGNQAAWHEHGYLWWLLEAGRARAAAEHSPGPCPPSSXGLSGFLQWVPKGPSFPXASGHLDPQPTC; encoded by the exons ATGGACTCTGGCTGTCAGGGGAGTGCTGTCTTGCTCATGGCTGCATCCCACAGCCttggcccagtgcctggcatgcaacTGGCGCTTGACAGTAGGAAGCCTCCCCATGCCCAGGGTGGCCCCAAG GTGCTGTCAGGTTGGGAGCAGGCTGAGCCCTTGGCCGGTCCCTGGCTTCTGCTGCTCAGAACACCACCAGCTTTCTGTTC AATTTTCTCACCCTCTTAGCTTGGCTTGGGGACACGCCTCTTCCTCGCCTTCGGGATCACCTTGCCAGGCACAATGTGTGTGTTTAAGAAGCAGacaaatttattgaataaaagaatgaagcagTGAATGAGGTATAGGGGCAACCAAGCTGCCTGGCATGAGCATGGATACCTGTGGTGGCTCCTGGAGGCAGGCAGGGCAAGGGCAGCTGCAGAGCACTCACCTGGGCCTTGCCCTCCATCTTCCTAGGGGCTGTCAGGGTTCCTTCAGTGGGTACCCAAGGGCCCCTCCTTCC GGGCCTCTGGCCACCTCGATCCCCAGCCTACCTGCTGA